Proteins from a genomic interval of Bombus affinis isolate iyBomAffi1 chromosome 14, iyBomAffi1.2, whole genome shotgun sequence:
- the LOC126923958 gene encoding mothers against decapentaplegic homolog 4 isoform X3 — MVGLAGGGGHLYPSPPMQPNPELREMTGIAPSAPTSADACLSIVHSLMCHRQGGESEGFSKRAIESLVKKLKEKRDELDSLITAITTNGAHPSKCVTIQRTLDGRLQVAGRKGFPHVIYARIWRWPDLHKNELKHVKYCQFAFDLKCDSVCVNPYHYERVVSPGIDLSGLTLQSGVGVGPGGRLVKDEYSVGGGGSAAAGAVGSAMDVDGEMNQTIQHHPPAQPTSSNSTQPSQQTFIPGLAPPNPTSGEGVFGSNGGGNNGGNPHNKLDDNNCPRQTWIPTPHHPTTRNIHHPVVHPMSHTVGSQQQSLSTSSGGSGAQILSPSQGQSTETFYGTNTPPQDLNQPPTVDALAASLGEGQNSPVSPVHLHHPNGFPVGTAAYNSGAPQWTGPNTLTYTQSMQPPDHRHLHPTSYWGGHGGEVGGNIGGLLSTQPAPEYWCSVGYFELDTQVGETFKVSSGCPTVTVDGYVDPSGGNRFCLGALSNVHRTEQSEKARLHIGKGVVLDLRGEGDVWLRCQSEHSVFVQSYYLDREAGRAPGDAVHKIYPSAYIKVFDLRQCHKQMRGQAATAQAAAAAQAAAVAGHLTHGAPITKSLSAAAGIGVDDLRRLCILRLSFVKGWGPDYPRQSIKETPCWIEVHLHRALQLLDEVLHTMPIDGPRGIE; from the exons ATGGTTGGATTGGCGGGCGGGGGAGGTCATCTGTATCCCTCGCCCCCAATGCAACCTAATCCAGAAT TGAGAGAAATGACTGGAATTGCTCCTAGTGCACCGACAAGTGCGGATGCTTGTTTAAGTATTGTACATTCTCTCATGTGTCATCGTCAAGGAGGTGAAAGTGAAGGATTTAGTAAGAGAGCTATTGAATCATTGGTTAAAAAGCTTAAA GAGAAACGAGATGAATTAGATAGCTTAATAACTGCTATCACTACAAATGGAGCTCATCCCAGTAAATGTGTTACGATACAAAGAACTTTAGATGGTAGGCTACAAGTTGCTGGTCGTAAGGGTTTCCCACATGTTATTTATGCTCGAATTTGGAGATGGCCAGATTTACACAAGAATGAATTGAAACATGTCAAGTACTGCCAATTTGCTTTTGACTTAAAATGTGATTCTGTATGTGTAAATCCATATCACTATGAGAGAGTTGTATCTCCTGGCATAG ACCTATCTGGACTAACTCTGCAATCAGGAGTAGGCGTAGGACCAGGTGGTAGATTAGTCAAAGATGAATATTCAGTTGGTGGTGGAGGAAGTGCAGCAGCTGGAGCAGTAGGATCCGCAATGGATGTTGATGGAGAAATGAACCAAACTATTCAACATCATCCACCTGCTCAACCCACTTCGTCTAATAGCACTCAGCCATCTCAACAGACTTTTATACCGGGTCTAGCGCCGCCTAATCCAA CTAGTGGTGAGGGTGTGTTTGGCAGTAATGGGGGAGGGAATAATGGTGGTAATCCACACAATAAATTGGATGACAATAATTGCCCCAGACAAACCTGGATTCCTACACCTCATCATCCTACAACACGTAACATTCATCATC CAGTAGTACATCCAATGAGTCACACCGTAGGTAGCCAACAGCAGTCATTGAGTACATCTAGTGGAGGCAGTGGGGCACAGATACTGAGTCCTTCACAAGGACAATCTACTGAAACATTTTATGGAACAAATACACCTCCTCAAGATCTTAATCAACCACCTACTGTTGATGCATTAGCAGCATCTTTAG GTGAAGGTCAAAATTCTCCTGTATCACCTGTACATCTTCATCATCCAAATGGATTTCCAGTAGGTACAGCTGCTTATAATTCAGGAGCACCACAATGGACTGGACCTAATACTCTTACATATACTCAAAGTATGCAGCCTCCAGATCATAGACATCTTCATCCTACCTCCTATT GGGGTGGCCACGGAGGTGAAGTAGGTGGAAACATTGGAGGTttattatctacacagccagcACCAGAATACTGGTGTTCAGTTGGTTACTTTGAATTAGATACTCAAGTAGGCGAAACGTTTAAAGTAAGCAGCGGTTGCCCTACCGTAACAGTCGATGGTTATGTCGATCCAAGCGGCGGTAATAGATTTTGCTTAGGAGCTTTGAGTAATGTACACAGAACAGAACAAAGCGAAAAAGCTCGTCTTCATATAG GAAAAGGAGTTGTGTTAGATTTAAGGGGTGAAGGAGACGTTTGGTTAAGATGCCAAAGTGAACATAGTGTTTTTGTACAGTCTTATTATTTAGACAGAGAAGCAGGTCGTGCACCCGGTGATGCTGTGCATAAAATTTATCCCTCTGCATATATTAAAGTCTTTGATTTACGGCAATGTCATAAGCAAATGAGAGGACAAGCCGCTACTGCACAAGCCGCAGCTGCGGCACAAGCGGCAGCTGTAGCGGGACACTTAACGCACGGTGCACCAATTACAAAAA GTCTTAGTGCAGCAGCAGGAATAGGTGTAGATGATCTTCGACGACTTTGCATTTTGCGTTTAAGTTTCGTAAAGGGTTGGGGTCCTGATTATCCTCGACAAAGTATAAAAGAAACTCCATGCTGGATAGAG GTGCACTTACATCGAGCCCTACAATTGCTGGATGAAGTCTTGCATACTATGCCAATAGATGGTCCACGGGgaattgaataa
- the LOC126923958 gene encoding mothers against decapentaplegic homolog 4 isoform X1, whose product MVGLAGGGGHLYPSPPMQPNPELREMTGIAPSAPTSADACLSIVHSLMCHRQGGESEGFSKRAIESLVKKLKEKRDELDSLITAITTNGAHPSKCVTIQRTLDGRLQVAGRKGFPHVIYARIWRWPDLHKNELKHVKYCQFAFDLKCDSVCVNPYHYERVVSPGIDPFFTDLSGLTLQSGVGVGPGGRLVKDEYSVGGGGSAAAGAVGSAMDVDGEMNQTIQHHPPAQPTSSNSTQPSQQTFIPGLAPPNPTSGEGVFGSNGGGNNGGNPHNKLDDNNCPRQTWIPTPHHPTTRNIHHPVVHPMSHTVGSQQQSLSTSSGGSGAQILSPSQGQSTETFYGTNTPPQDLNQPPTVDALAASLGEGQNSPVSPVHLHHPNGFPVGTAAYNSGAPQWTGPNTLTYTQSMQPPDHRHLHPTSYWGGHGGEVGGNIGGLLSTQPAPEYWCSVGYFELDTQVGETFKVSSGCPTVTVDGYVDPSGGNRFCLGALSNVHRTEQSEKARLHIGKGVVLDLRGEGDVWLRCQSEHSVFVQSYYLDREAGRAPGDAVHKIYPSAYIKVFDLRQCHKQMRGQAATAQAAAAAQAAAVAGHLTHGAPITKSLSAAAGIGVDDLRRLCILRLSFVKGWGPDYPRQSIKETPCWIEVHLHRALQLLDEVLHTMPIDGPRGIE is encoded by the exons ATGGTTGGATTGGCGGGCGGGGGAGGTCATCTGTATCCCTCGCCCCCAATGCAACCTAATCCAGAAT TGAGAGAAATGACTGGAATTGCTCCTAGTGCACCGACAAGTGCGGATGCTTGTTTAAGTATTGTACATTCTCTCATGTGTCATCGTCAAGGAGGTGAAAGTGAAGGATTTAGTAAGAGAGCTATTGAATCATTGGTTAAAAAGCTTAAA GAGAAACGAGATGAATTAGATAGCTTAATAACTGCTATCACTACAAATGGAGCTCATCCCAGTAAATGTGTTACGATACAAAGAACTTTAGATGGTAGGCTACAAGTTGCTGGTCGTAAGGGTTTCCCACATGTTATTTATGCTCGAATTTGGAGATGGCCAGATTTACACAAGAATGAATTGAAACATGTCAAGTACTGCCAATTTGCTTTTGACTTAAAATGTGATTCTGTATGTGTAAATCCATATCACTATGAGAGAGTTGTATCTCCTGGCATAG ACCCGTTCTTTACAGACCTATCTGGACTAACTCTGCAATCAGGAGTAGGCGTAGGACCAGGTGGTAGATTAGTCAAAGATGAATATTCAGTTGGTGGTGGAGGAAGTGCAGCAGCTGGAGCAGTAGGATCCGCAATGGATGTTGATGGAGAAATGAACCAAACTATTCAACATCATCCACCTGCTCAACCCACTTCGTCTAATAGCACTCAGCCATCTCAACAGACTTTTATACCGGGTCTAGCGCCGCCTAATCCAA CTAGTGGTGAGGGTGTGTTTGGCAGTAATGGGGGAGGGAATAATGGTGGTAATCCACACAATAAATTGGATGACAATAATTGCCCCAGACAAACCTGGATTCCTACACCTCATCATCCTACAACACGTAACATTCATCATC CAGTAGTACATCCAATGAGTCACACCGTAGGTAGCCAACAGCAGTCATTGAGTACATCTAGTGGAGGCAGTGGGGCACAGATACTGAGTCCTTCACAAGGACAATCTACTGAAACATTTTATGGAACAAATACACCTCCTCAAGATCTTAATCAACCACCTACTGTTGATGCATTAGCAGCATCTTTAG GTGAAGGTCAAAATTCTCCTGTATCACCTGTACATCTTCATCATCCAAATGGATTTCCAGTAGGTACAGCTGCTTATAATTCAGGAGCACCACAATGGACTGGACCTAATACTCTTACATATACTCAAAGTATGCAGCCTCCAGATCATAGACATCTTCATCCTACCTCCTATT GGGGTGGCCACGGAGGTGAAGTAGGTGGAAACATTGGAGGTttattatctacacagccagcACCAGAATACTGGTGTTCAGTTGGTTACTTTGAATTAGATACTCAAGTAGGCGAAACGTTTAAAGTAAGCAGCGGTTGCCCTACCGTAACAGTCGATGGTTATGTCGATCCAAGCGGCGGTAATAGATTTTGCTTAGGAGCTTTGAGTAATGTACACAGAACAGAACAAAGCGAAAAAGCTCGTCTTCATATAG GAAAAGGAGTTGTGTTAGATTTAAGGGGTGAAGGAGACGTTTGGTTAAGATGCCAAAGTGAACATAGTGTTTTTGTACAGTCTTATTATTTAGACAGAGAAGCAGGTCGTGCACCCGGTGATGCTGTGCATAAAATTTATCCCTCTGCATATATTAAAGTCTTTGATTTACGGCAATGTCATAAGCAAATGAGAGGACAAGCCGCTACTGCACAAGCCGCAGCTGCGGCACAAGCGGCAGCTGTAGCGGGACACTTAACGCACGGTGCACCAATTACAAAAA GTCTTAGTGCAGCAGCAGGAATAGGTGTAGATGATCTTCGACGACTTTGCATTTTGCGTTTAAGTTTCGTAAAGGGTTGGGGTCCTGATTATCCTCGACAAAGTATAAAAGAAACTCCATGCTGGATAGAG GTGCACTTACATCGAGCCCTACAATTGCTGGATGAAGTCTTGCATACTATGCCAATAGATGGTCCACGGGgaattgaataa
- the LOC126923958 gene encoding mothers against decapentaplegic homolog 4 isoform X6, with the protein MVGLAGGGGHLYPSPPMQPNPELREMTGIAPSAPTSADACLSIVHSLMCHRQGGESEGFSKRAIESLVKKLKEKRDELDSLITAITTNGAHPSKCVTIQRTLDGRLQVAGRKGFPHVIYARIWRWPDLHKNELKHVKYCQFAFDLKCDSVCVNPYHYERVVSPGIDPFFTDLSGLTLQSGVGVGPGGRLVKDEYSVGGGGSAAAGAVGSAMDVDGEMNQTIQHHPPAQPTSSNSTQPSQQTFIPGLAPPNPSSQQQSLSTSSGGSGAQILSPSQGQSTETFYGTNTPPQDLNQPPTVDALAASLGEGQNSPVSPVHLHHPNGFPVGTAAYNSGAPQWTGPNTLTYTQSMQPPDHRHLHPTSYWGGHGGEVGGNIGGLLSTQPAPEYWCSVGYFELDTQVGETFKVSSGCPTVTVDGYVDPSGGNRFCLGALSNVHRTEQSEKARLHIGKGVVLDLRGEGDVWLRCQSEHSVFVQSYYLDREAGRAPGDAVHKIYPSAYIKVFDLRQCHKQMRGQAATAQAAAAAQAAAVAGHLTHGAPITKSLSAAAGIGVDDLRRLCILRLSFVKGWGPDYPRQSIKETPCWIEVHLHRALQLLDEVLHTMPIDGPRGIE; encoded by the exons ATGGTTGGATTGGCGGGCGGGGGAGGTCATCTGTATCCCTCGCCCCCAATGCAACCTAATCCAGAAT TGAGAGAAATGACTGGAATTGCTCCTAGTGCACCGACAAGTGCGGATGCTTGTTTAAGTATTGTACATTCTCTCATGTGTCATCGTCAAGGAGGTGAAAGTGAAGGATTTAGTAAGAGAGCTATTGAATCATTGGTTAAAAAGCTTAAA GAGAAACGAGATGAATTAGATAGCTTAATAACTGCTATCACTACAAATGGAGCTCATCCCAGTAAATGTGTTACGATACAAAGAACTTTAGATGGTAGGCTACAAGTTGCTGGTCGTAAGGGTTTCCCACATGTTATTTATGCTCGAATTTGGAGATGGCCAGATTTACACAAGAATGAATTGAAACATGTCAAGTACTGCCAATTTGCTTTTGACTTAAAATGTGATTCTGTATGTGTAAATCCATATCACTATGAGAGAGTTGTATCTCCTGGCATAG ACCCGTTCTTTACAGACCTATCTGGACTAACTCTGCAATCAGGAGTAGGCGTAGGACCAGGTGGTAGATTAGTCAAAGATGAATATTCAGTTGGTGGTGGAGGAAGTGCAGCAGCTGGAGCAGTAGGATCCGCAATGGATGTTGATGGAGAAATGAACCAAACTATTCAACATCATCCACCTGCTCAACCCACTTCGTCTAATAGCACTCAGCCATCTCAACAGACTTTTATACCGGGTCTAGCGCCGCCTAATCCAA GTAGCCAACAGCAGTCATTGAGTACATCTAGTGGAGGCAGTGGGGCACAGATACTGAGTCCTTCACAAGGACAATCTACTGAAACATTTTATGGAACAAATACACCTCCTCAAGATCTTAATCAACCACCTACTGTTGATGCATTAGCAGCATCTTTAG GTGAAGGTCAAAATTCTCCTGTATCACCTGTACATCTTCATCATCCAAATGGATTTCCAGTAGGTACAGCTGCTTATAATTCAGGAGCACCACAATGGACTGGACCTAATACTCTTACATATACTCAAAGTATGCAGCCTCCAGATCATAGACATCTTCATCCTACCTCCTATT GGGGTGGCCACGGAGGTGAAGTAGGTGGAAACATTGGAGGTttattatctacacagccagcACCAGAATACTGGTGTTCAGTTGGTTACTTTGAATTAGATACTCAAGTAGGCGAAACGTTTAAAGTAAGCAGCGGTTGCCCTACCGTAACAGTCGATGGTTATGTCGATCCAAGCGGCGGTAATAGATTTTGCTTAGGAGCTTTGAGTAATGTACACAGAACAGAACAAAGCGAAAAAGCTCGTCTTCATATAG GAAAAGGAGTTGTGTTAGATTTAAGGGGTGAAGGAGACGTTTGGTTAAGATGCCAAAGTGAACATAGTGTTTTTGTACAGTCTTATTATTTAGACAGAGAAGCAGGTCGTGCACCCGGTGATGCTGTGCATAAAATTTATCCCTCTGCATATATTAAAGTCTTTGATTTACGGCAATGTCATAAGCAAATGAGAGGACAAGCCGCTACTGCACAAGCCGCAGCTGCGGCACAAGCGGCAGCTGTAGCGGGACACTTAACGCACGGTGCACCAATTACAAAAA GTCTTAGTGCAGCAGCAGGAATAGGTGTAGATGATCTTCGACGACTTTGCATTTTGCGTTTAAGTTTCGTAAAGGGTTGGGGTCCTGATTATCCTCGACAAAGTATAAAAGAAACTCCATGCTGGATAGAG GTGCACTTACATCGAGCCCTACAATTGCTGGATGAAGTCTTGCATACTATGCCAATAGATGGTCCACGGGgaattgaataa
- the LOC126923958 gene encoding mothers against decapentaplegic homolog 4 isoform X4, which yields MVGLAGGGGHLYPSPPMQPNPELREMTGIAPSAPTSADACLSIVHSLMCHRQGGESEGFSKRAIESLVKKLKEKRDELDSLITAITTNGAHPSKCVTIQRTLDGRLQVAGRKGFPHVIYARIWRWPDLHKNELKHVKYCQFAFDLKCDSVCVNPYHYERVVSPGIDPFFTDLSGLTLQSGVGVGPGGRLVKDEYSVGGGGSAAAGAVGSAMDVDGEMNQTIQHHPPAQPTSSNSTQPSQQTFIPGLAPPNPTSGEGVFGSNGGGNNGGNPHNKLDDNNCPRQTWIPTPHHPTTRNIHHRSQQQSLSTSSGGSGAQILSPSQGQSTETFYGTNTPPQDLNQPPTVDALAASLGEGQNSPVSPVHLHHPNGFPVGTAAYNSGAPQWTGPNTLTYTQSMQPPDHRHLHPTSYWGGHGGEVGGNIGGLLSTQPAPEYWCSVGYFELDTQVGETFKVSSGCPTVTVDGYVDPSGGNRFCLGALSNVHRTEQSEKARLHIGKGVVLDLRGEGDVWLRCQSEHSVFVQSYYLDREAGRAPGDAVHKIYPSAYIKVFDLRQCHKQMRGQAATAQAAAAAQAAAVAGHLTHGAPITKSLSAAAGIGVDDLRRLCILRLSFVKGWGPDYPRQSIKETPCWIEVHLHRALQLLDEVLHTMPIDGPRGIE from the exons ATGGTTGGATTGGCGGGCGGGGGAGGTCATCTGTATCCCTCGCCCCCAATGCAACCTAATCCAGAAT TGAGAGAAATGACTGGAATTGCTCCTAGTGCACCGACAAGTGCGGATGCTTGTTTAAGTATTGTACATTCTCTCATGTGTCATCGTCAAGGAGGTGAAAGTGAAGGATTTAGTAAGAGAGCTATTGAATCATTGGTTAAAAAGCTTAAA GAGAAACGAGATGAATTAGATAGCTTAATAACTGCTATCACTACAAATGGAGCTCATCCCAGTAAATGTGTTACGATACAAAGAACTTTAGATGGTAGGCTACAAGTTGCTGGTCGTAAGGGTTTCCCACATGTTATTTATGCTCGAATTTGGAGATGGCCAGATTTACACAAGAATGAATTGAAACATGTCAAGTACTGCCAATTTGCTTTTGACTTAAAATGTGATTCTGTATGTGTAAATCCATATCACTATGAGAGAGTTGTATCTCCTGGCATAG ACCCGTTCTTTACAGACCTATCTGGACTAACTCTGCAATCAGGAGTAGGCGTAGGACCAGGTGGTAGATTAGTCAAAGATGAATATTCAGTTGGTGGTGGAGGAAGTGCAGCAGCTGGAGCAGTAGGATCCGCAATGGATGTTGATGGAGAAATGAACCAAACTATTCAACATCATCCACCTGCTCAACCCACTTCGTCTAATAGCACTCAGCCATCTCAACAGACTTTTATACCGGGTCTAGCGCCGCCTAATCCAA CTAGTGGTGAGGGTGTGTTTGGCAGTAATGGGGGAGGGAATAATGGTGGTAATCCACACAATAAATTGGATGACAATAATTGCCCCAGACAAACCTGGATTCCTACACCTCATCATCCTACAACACGTAACATTCATCATC GTAGCCAACAGCAGTCATTGAGTACATCTAGTGGAGGCAGTGGGGCACAGATACTGAGTCCTTCACAAGGACAATCTACTGAAACATTTTATGGAACAAATACACCTCCTCAAGATCTTAATCAACCACCTACTGTTGATGCATTAGCAGCATCTTTAG GTGAAGGTCAAAATTCTCCTGTATCACCTGTACATCTTCATCATCCAAATGGATTTCCAGTAGGTACAGCTGCTTATAATTCAGGAGCACCACAATGGACTGGACCTAATACTCTTACATATACTCAAAGTATGCAGCCTCCAGATCATAGACATCTTCATCCTACCTCCTATT GGGGTGGCCACGGAGGTGAAGTAGGTGGAAACATTGGAGGTttattatctacacagccagcACCAGAATACTGGTGTTCAGTTGGTTACTTTGAATTAGATACTCAAGTAGGCGAAACGTTTAAAGTAAGCAGCGGTTGCCCTACCGTAACAGTCGATGGTTATGTCGATCCAAGCGGCGGTAATAGATTTTGCTTAGGAGCTTTGAGTAATGTACACAGAACAGAACAAAGCGAAAAAGCTCGTCTTCATATAG GAAAAGGAGTTGTGTTAGATTTAAGGGGTGAAGGAGACGTTTGGTTAAGATGCCAAAGTGAACATAGTGTTTTTGTACAGTCTTATTATTTAGACAGAGAAGCAGGTCGTGCACCCGGTGATGCTGTGCATAAAATTTATCCCTCTGCATATATTAAAGTCTTTGATTTACGGCAATGTCATAAGCAAATGAGAGGACAAGCCGCTACTGCACAAGCCGCAGCTGCGGCACAAGCGGCAGCTGTAGCGGGACACTTAACGCACGGTGCACCAATTACAAAAA GTCTTAGTGCAGCAGCAGGAATAGGTGTAGATGATCTTCGACGACTTTGCATTTTGCGTTTAAGTTTCGTAAAGGGTTGGGGTCCTGATTATCCTCGACAAAGTATAAAAGAAACTCCATGCTGGATAGAG GTGCACTTACATCGAGCCCTACAATTGCTGGATGAAGTCTTGCATACTATGCCAATAGATGGTCCACGGGgaattgaataa
- the LOC126923958 gene encoding mothers against decapentaplegic homolog 4 isoform X5, which translates to MVGLAGGGGHLYPSPPMQPNPELREMTGIAPSAPTSADACLSIVHSLMCHRQGGESEGFSKRAIESLVKKLKEKRDELDSLITAITTNGAHPSKCVTIQRTLDGRLQVAGRKGFPHVIYARIWRWPDLHKNELKHVKYCQFAFDLKCDSVCVNPYHYERVVSPGIDPFFTDLSGLTLQSGVGVGPGGRLVKDEYSVGGGGSAAAGAVGSAMDVDGEMNQTIQHHPPAQPTSSNSTQPSQQTFIPGLAPPNPTVVHPMSHTVGSQQQSLSTSSGGSGAQILSPSQGQSTETFYGTNTPPQDLNQPPTVDALAASLGEGQNSPVSPVHLHHPNGFPVGTAAYNSGAPQWTGPNTLTYTQSMQPPDHRHLHPTSYWGGHGGEVGGNIGGLLSTQPAPEYWCSVGYFELDTQVGETFKVSSGCPTVTVDGYVDPSGGNRFCLGALSNVHRTEQSEKARLHIGKGVVLDLRGEGDVWLRCQSEHSVFVQSYYLDREAGRAPGDAVHKIYPSAYIKVFDLRQCHKQMRGQAATAQAAAAAQAAAVAGHLTHGAPITKSLSAAAGIGVDDLRRLCILRLSFVKGWGPDYPRQSIKETPCWIEVHLHRALQLLDEVLHTMPIDGPRGIE; encoded by the exons ATGGTTGGATTGGCGGGCGGGGGAGGTCATCTGTATCCCTCGCCCCCAATGCAACCTAATCCAGAAT TGAGAGAAATGACTGGAATTGCTCCTAGTGCACCGACAAGTGCGGATGCTTGTTTAAGTATTGTACATTCTCTCATGTGTCATCGTCAAGGAGGTGAAAGTGAAGGATTTAGTAAGAGAGCTATTGAATCATTGGTTAAAAAGCTTAAA GAGAAACGAGATGAATTAGATAGCTTAATAACTGCTATCACTACAAATGGAGCTCATCCCAGTAAATGTGTTACGATACAAAGAACTTTAGATGGTAGGCTACAAGTTGCTGGTCGTAAGGGTTTCCCACATGTTATTTATGCTCGAATTTGGAGATGGCCAGATTTACACAAGAATGAATTGAAACATGTCAAGTACTGCCAATTTGCTTTTGACTTAAAATGTGATTCTGTATGTGTAAATCCATATCACTATGAGAGAGTTGTATCTCCTGGCATAG ACCCGTTCTTTACAGACCTATCTGGACTAACTCTGCAATCAGGAGTAGGCGTAGGACCAGGTGGTAGATTAGTCAAAGATGAATATTCAGTTGGTGGTGGAGGAAGTGCAGCAGCTGGAGCAGTAGGATCCGCAATGGATGTTGATGGAGAAATGAACCAAACTATTCAACATCATCCACCTGCTCAACCCACTTCGTCTAATAGCACTCAGCCATCTCAACAGACTTTTATACCGGGTCTAGCGCCGCCTAATCCAA CAGTAGTACATCCAATGAGTCACACCGTAGGTAGCCAACAGCAGTCATTGAGTACATCTAGTGGAGGCAGTGGGGCACAGATACTGAGTCCTTCACAAGGACAATCTACTGAAACATTTTATGGAACAAATACACCTCCTCAAGATCTTAATCAACCACCTACTGTTGATGCATTAGCAGCATCTTTAG GTGAAGGTCAAAATTCTCCTGTATCACCTGTACATCTTCATCATCCAAATGGATTTCCAGTAGGTACAGCTGCTTATAATTCAGGAGCACCACAATGGACTGGACCTAATACTCTTACATATACTCAAAGTATGCAGCCTCCAGATCATAGACATCTTCATCCTACCTCCTATT GGGGTGGCCACGGAGGTGAAGTAGGTGGAAACATTGGAGGTttattatctacacagccagcACCAGAATACTGGTGTTCAGTTGGTTACTTTGAATTAGATACTCAAGTAGGCGAAACGTTTAAAGTAAGCAGCGGTTGCCCTACCGTAACAGTCGATGGTTATGTCGATCCAAGCGGCGGTAATAGATTTTGCTTAGGAGCTTTGAGTAATGTACACAGAACAGAACAAAGCGAAAAAGCTCGTCTTCATATAG GAAAAGGAGTTGTGTTAGATTTAAGGGGTGAAGGAGACGTTTGGTTAAGATGCCAAAGTGAACATAGTGTTTTTGTACAGTCTTATTATTTAGACAGAGAAGCAGGTCGTGCACCCGGTGATGCTGTGCATAAAATTTATCCCTCTGCATATATTAAAGTCTTTGATTTACGGCAATGTCATAAGCAAATGAGAGGACAAGCCGCTACTGCACAAGCCGCAGCTGCGGCACAAGCGGCAGCTGTAGCGGGACACTTAACGCACGGTGCACCAATTACAAAAA GTCTTAGTGCAGCAGCAGGAATAGGTGTAGATGATCTTCGACGACTTTGCATTTTGCGTTTAAGTTTCGTAAAGGGTTGGGGTCCTGATTATCCTCGACAAAGTATAAAAGAAACTCCATGCTGGATAGAG GTGCACTTACATCGAGCCCTACAATTGCTGGATGAAGTCTTGCATACTATGCCAATAGATGGTCCACGGGgaattgaataa